A stretch of Campylobacter concisus DNA encodes these proteins:
- the mobB gene encoding molybdopterin-guanine dinucleotide biosynthesis protein B produces the protein MKRLAIAFSGPSNSGKTTLILKVAKKFIDDGLKVAIVKHDPGDKAKFDVEGKDSFKFSQTGADVVVMSPTRTTYFSQNPQEINDVIKMLGEFDMLLVEGLKTLPLPRLSVFKDEIDEKYLSFSDAIATYKKQIPYEIKNINLDDIDAICAWIIKNAKAV, from the coding sequence ATGAAAAGACTTGCTATCGCTTTTTCTGGCCCTTCAAATAGCGGAAAAACGACTCTTATTTTAAAGGTAGCAAAAAAATTTATAGATGATGGTTTGAAAGTCGCGATAGTAAAACACGATCCGGGCGACAAGGCTAAATTTGATGTTGAAGGCAAGGATAGCTTTAAATTTTCTCAAACTGGAGCAGATGTGGTGGTGATGAGTCCGACTAGAACAACTTATTTTTCACAAAATCCACAAGAAATTAATGATGTCATTAAAATGCTCGGCGAGTTTGACATGCTCTTGGTTGAAGGACTAAAGACGCTTCCACTACCAAGATTAAGCGTTTTTAAAGATGAAATAGATGAAAAATATCTTAGCTTTTCAGATGCGATCGCAACGTACAAAAAACAAATTCCTTACGAGATAAAAAATATAAATTTAGACGATATAGACGCCATTTGTGCGTGGATAATCAAAAATGCAAAGGCTGTATAA